A genomic stretch from Camelus dromedarius isolate mCamDro1 chromosome 10, mCamDro1.pat, whole genome shotgun sequence includes:
- the FOXB2 gene encoding forkhead box protein B2, whose product MPRPGKSSYSDQKPPYSYISLTAMAIQHSAEKMLPLSDIYKFIMERFPYYREHTQRWQNSLRHNLSFNDCFIKIPRRPDQPGKGSFWALHPDCGDMFENGSFLRRRKRFKVLRADHTHLHAGSTKGTPGAGPGGHLHPHHPHHPHHHHHHHAAAHHHHHHHPPQPQPPPPPPHMVHYFHQQPPPAPQPPPPPHLASQPPQQPPQQSQPQQPSHPGKMQEAAAVAAAAAAAAAAAVGSVGRLSQFPPYGLGSAAAAAAAAAASTSGFKHPFAIENIIGRDYKGVLQAGGLPLASVMHHLGYPVPGQLGNVVSSVWPHVGVMDSVAAAAAAAAAGVPVGPEYGAFGVPVKALCHSASQSLPAVPVPIKPTPALPPVAALPPTLTVPAASQQPPAPSTVCPAAAASPATSLLEPTAPSAAENKGGSLHSVLVHS is encoded by the coding sequence ATGCCGCGGCCGGGGAAGAGTTCGTACAGCGACCAAAAGCCCCCCTACTCTTACATCTCGCTGACCGCGATGGCCATCCAGCACTCCGCCGAGAAGATGCTGCCGCTGAGCGACATCTATAAGTTCATCATGGAGCGCTTCCCCTACTACCGCGAGCACACGCAGCGTTGGCAGAACAGCCTGCGCCACAACCTCTCCTTCAACGACTGCTTCATCAAGATCCCACGGCGGCCCGACCAGCCCGGCAAGGGCAGCTTTTGGGCGCTGCATCCCGACTGCGGCGACATGTTCGAGAACGGCAGCTTCCTGCGGCGCCGCAAGCGCTTCAAGGTGCTGCGTGCTGACCATACTCACCTGCACGCGGGAAGCACCAAGGGCACGCCAGGCGCTGGGCCCGGAGGGCACCTGCATCCCCACCACCCGCACCACccgcaccaccaccaccaccatcacgcTGCAGcgcaccaccaccatcaccaccacccgccccagccgcagccgccgccgcccccgccgcacATGGTGCATTATTTCCACCAGCAGCCGCCTCCGGctccgcagccgccgccgccgccgcaccTCGCATCGCAGCCCCCGCAGCAGCCACCGCAGCAGTCGCAGCCTCAGCAGCCGTCTCACCCCGGCAAGATGCAGGAGGCGGCGGCcgtggcggcggcagcggcggcggcggcggcggcagctgtGGGCAGCGTGGGGCGCCTTTCGCAGTTCCCGCCCTACGGGCTAGgctcggccgccgccgccgctgccgctgccgccgcgtCCACGTCGGGCTTCAAGCACCCGTTCGCCATCGAAAACATCATCGGCCGGGACTACAAGGGCGTGCTGCAGGCCGGCGGGCTGCCCTTGGCGTCCGTCATGCACCACCTGGGTTACCCCGTGCCAGGCCAGCTCGGCAACGTCGTCAGCTCCGTGTGGCCGCACGTCGGGGTCATGGATTCggtggccgccgccgccgccgccgccgccgcgggggTCCCTGTGGGCCCGGAGTACGGGGCCTTCGGCGTGCCTGTCAAGGCCCTGTGCCACTCGGCAAGCCAGAGCCTGCCGGCCGTTCCCGTGCCCATCAAGCCGACTCCAGCACTGCCGCCGGTGGCCGCGCTGCCGCCGACGCTCACTGTCCCCGCGGCCTCACAGCAGCCGCCGGCGCCGTCTACTGTGTGCCCGGCGGCCGCAGCCTCGCCTGCCACCTCCCTGCTGGAGCCCACCGCTCCGAGTGCAGCCGAGAACAAGGGCGGCTCCCTGCACTCGGTTCTGGTGCACTCCTAG